In one Rutidosis leptorrhynchoides isolate AG116_Rl617_1_P2 chromosome 8, CSIRO_AGI_Rlap_v1, whole genome shotgun sequence genomic region, the following are encoded:
- the LOC139863643 gene encoding serine/threonine-protein phosphatase 7 long form homolog, with protein sequence MAQMNQFRARSIPIDSSLLFLQAERNHRSYAIYSKKLHEDVLIKPRRSDMSFWQRISGLQNETIDARVQVYLDNVGLGLVCKLGKQRLDWSLVTAMVERWRPKTHTFHLPIGEATVTLQDVQVLWGLPIEGEVVSGIWYETNDTDWIPLVVTYLGIAPEDIGDRGIRKGRILLSVLIAALAQNVGDTIESHQQRARVYILALMGGVLFSDSNAYDVPLSFLHTTIDLSPDRRISWGSAVLVGDVMVID encoded by the exons ATGGCTCAAATGAATCAATTTCGTGCTAGATCGATCCCGATTGATAGTTCTCTATTGTTTTTACAAGCGGAAAGGAATCATAGATCATATGCAATTTATTCCAAGAAGCTTCACGAGGACGTGTTAATAAAACCAAGAAGATCTGATATGAGCTTTTGGCAGCGTATTTCAGGACTACAAAACGAAACAATAGATGCGAGGGTGCAGGTGTATCTTGATAATGTGGGGTTAGGTTTAGTTTGTAAATTGGGTAAACAAAGACTCGATTGGTCACTTGTTACTGCTATGGTTGAAAGATGGCGCCCGAAGACGCATACGTTTCATTTACCGATTG GAGAAGCAACTGTAACGTTGCAAGACGTTCAGGTTTTATGGGGTTTACCAATAGAAGGAGAGGTTGTATCTGGTATTTGGTATGAAACGAATGATACGGATTGGATACCGTTAGTCGTTACCTACTTAGGGATCGCCCCTGAAGATATTGGTGATAGGGGTATACGGAAAGGGAGGATATTACTTTCTGTATTAATAGCGGCGTTGGCACAAAATGTTGGAGACACTATCGAGTCTCACCAACAGCGGGCTAGAGTATACATTTTAGCTCTGATGGGCGGCGTTCTATTTTCTGACTCTAATGCGTACGATGTCCCTTTGAGTTTCTTGCATACCACCATTGACTTGAGTCCAGATAGACGTATAAGTTGGGGTAGTGCGGTTCTCGTGGGGGATGTCATGGTCATTGATtaa